The DNA region TGTTACTCATAAGCTAAGACCTTACGAGCATCGCCATCAAAAGTATCAAGCATTCGTTCGCGCCAGCTAAAAATGGGATCATCTCCTACAAGTAAGGGAAATGGGCTAACGCTACGTGCCCATTGAAAAGAGCCAAACACCACATAGTCTGCCCAAGCTGGTGTTTGTCCGGCTAAGAAGCTTTGGTGCTGGAGAGTTCGACGCATTGGGGTTAGGCTATTACGAAAGGTGACAACTCGTTGTTCCCGATCGGCAGAAATGACCTCTAATGTTGCACCAAAAGCCTTTTCGCGTGTTTGGCGGAAGTAGTCTTTGTCCTTTTCGTGTAGGTGCGAATAAATATCTGTAATAATCAGTCGCAAGATTTCAGGATTGAGTACTGCTTCCACCCAATCAGTAGTAAATCGAGATAACGACTTTCCAACTTCTCCACCAAATAGTGATGGGTACTTAGGGTAATTCTCCTCCAAATACTGAGCGATCGCCCAGGAATCGTAAACAACTTGCTCACGATCAACTATTACTGGCACTTTACCTTGTCCTGAGAAGGCTATAGTTTCCTTTTCAGTAAAACGCCAAGGTACAGTTTCAAAAGGCAATCCCTTATGGAGTAGAGCCAGCCGCACGCGCCAACAGTTAGGACTAAAACGGCGATTGTTTTCAGCCCCTGCCAAATCGTACAGCCTAATCTTTGTTGATTGCATGATTGATTGTATTCCTGAAAATTTTATGCTGTCTTGACGATTAAGCCTAGATTACTGCTAATCGAGCGCAATTTGAGCGAGCATTATCTTTACAGGATTTACGCCAAAAATTT from Nostoc commune NIES-4072 includes:
- a CDS encoding glutathione S-transferase family protein gives rise to the protein MQSTKIRLYDLAGAENNRRFSPNCWRVRLALLHKGLPFETVPWRFTEKETIAFSGQGKVPVIVDREQVVYDSWAIAQYLEENYPKYPSLFGGEVGKSLSRFTTDWVEAVLNPEILRLIITDIYSHLHEKDKDYFRQTREKAFGATLEVISADREQRVVTFRNSLTPMRRTLQHQSFLAGQTPAWADYVVFGSFQWARSVSPFPLLVGDDPIFSWRERMLDTFDGDARKVLAYE